Part of the Natrialbaceae archaeon AArc-T1-2 genome, ATCACCGACGTGAGCGAGGACTCGCGGCTCGAGGTCGACGGCGAGGTGATCCAGCGGAACGGACGCTTCCGGTGGGAGTAACGAGGGCGACGTGCCCGCAGGCAGGAGCCCTCGGGATACCGAGCGGCGACCACTGGGAGCCGCGAGGACGATTTCGAGGAGTGATCGGACGGCTTTTGGATCAATTCGAACCAAAAGCAACAGGATAGTCAGTGTGTCGGCTGAGAGTGAAAGGGTAAAAATAACGAAACGTCTGGAGGCGGCGAAAGCCAGAGGGCGACGATCCAGCCGAGAACGTAGAGGAGAGCGACGGCAACTGCCGGAACGTGAATGCCAAGATAGGTCCTCACCACGTCCCGGATCCACGGATTTGCGATGGTTCCAGCGGCGATTATCGGGACGCCGAAACCGATAGCGCTTGCGAACACGTAAACCGTTCCGAAGACGATCGTGAAGATTGATACTAGGTACGCGGTAATTTTGCGGCCGTTAGTCTGGGGCGACATCATAGTACGTATCTCCGCATCGGAGTGGTACTGATCCGTGTGAACGGGGTGTGTTCGAAGTGGTGTATCTTCCCTTGTCTTCGTTTTTTGGTGTCATTGATGTACGCCTCCGCAAAAGCAGCTTCCGAATCGAACCGCCCGCATCTGTCACTCGAGGCCGCCTTCCGTCGCGCCGACGCCTCGCTTTTCACGCCGGCGGCCGTACCACGACCATGCGCGACGCGCTCCGTGCCGGCGTCGCCGTCTACAACGACGGCTACTACCACGCCGCCCACGACGCCTGGGAGGATCGCTGGCTCGCCCTCGAGTCCGGCACCGACGACGAACGGCTCCTCCACGGGTTGATCCAGTTCACCGCCGCGGTCTACCACGCTCGCGATCGCAACTGGACGGGTGCGGTCGGGCTGGCCGAAAGCGCACGCGAGTATCTCGAGGGGCTGCCGGCGGCCTACCGCGACGTCGATCTGCCCCCGGTGCGGGACTACCTCGAGTCGCTGGCGTCCGATCCCGAGGTGATCGAGCGCCGATCACCGATCCGACTCGTCCACGAGGGCGAGACGCCCGGTCTGAACGACCTCGACGTCCGGCCGACGGCGATCGCCGCCGGCGTACTGGCCGCGGAGTTGGACTTCGACGACGACCCCGTCACGGCCGCAGCCGAGTACGCGATCGACGACCTCGAGGCGGGACGGGACGACAGTCGCTTCATCGCCGTGGTGTTCGCTTTCGTCCGGAGCGACCACCGCGATGTCGTCTACCGGCGGCTCTCGGCACACGTCGAGCGCCGGCGAGCGAAAGAAGACGACGTCGAGGGGTTGTTCTGAGAGAGACGGAACGAAGCGGAGTGTCCGACACGAACGGCAACGAGCCATCCCTCCGTCTGTGCCGACACGTTCGCCGTCGTCACATCATCGGCTATGTCCGCAACCAGTCACAACCGTTTCGTTCGCGGTGCCATTATTACCCGCCGCGTCCACCGAACGAGCATGAGTCTCGACGACATCTCCGAAGACCGAAAGATCGAACTCGCCGCCAGCTACATCCGTCGAGCCGCCGACGTGCGAGAACCGATCCCGGAGGCGTTGGCGTACCGACACGCGGGCTACTCGAGTAGCGGGATCGCGAAGCGATTGGATACGAGAGAGGATACCGTCGAAAGCTGGATGGATCGCGTCGCTGCCCAGTACGGGTTGTCCGCTATCGAGGCGAAAGAAGCCGGTGCGAAACCGGAGTTCGGGGAGCTGACACAAGACGAGCTGAAACGCTACAGCGAGCCCGTCAAGGCCCAGTGGTGGCAGAGAGCCAAAGACAACCACGGACACATTCCTGACGGACTGCTCGAGGGCGTCTCTATCGACGACAGCGCCTGGTGAACGGGTGCAGCCGGCCAGGTGAGTGTGCATGTATCGCTTCAGGTCGGACAGATCAAAAGTGGACTTCACACCAGCGGAAAGAGTTCCCAGTCGCCGAGACGACTGGGGAGTCGACGACCCTAGAACTCCTCGCTCGGCGGTGCGACCCCGGCTTCGTCGTCGCTGTCCTCGAGGTCGAACTCCTCACGGATCTCCCGAATGCGATCCCGGATGTCCGCCGCGAGTTCGAACTCGAGGTTGTTCGCTGCCTCCTGCATCTGCGTCTCGAGGTCGTCGACGTAGCGGGCGGCCGCCTCGGCGTCCTCGAGTTCCTGCCCGGAGACCTCGCTGGTGTCGGTCTTGCTGCCGGGCAGGTTCGTCTCGCCGATCTCTTTCTCGATCGTCGTCGGCTCGAGGCCGTGTTCCTCGTTGTACTCCTGTTGAATCTCCCGGCGACGCTTCGTCTCCTCGATGGCCGACTCCATCGCCGACGAGGGGTCGTCGGCGTAGAGGACGACCTCGCCGTTGACGTTGCGTGCGGCCCGGCCCATCGTCTGGACGAGCATCGTCTCGCTGCGAAGAAAGCCCTCCTGGTCGGCGTCGAGGATGGCGACCAGCGAGACCTCGGGGATGTCGAGTCCCTCCCGCAGGAGGTTGATCCCCACGAGGGCGTCGATCTCGCCCAGCCGCAGCGAGCGGATAATCTCGTGTCGTTCGAGCGTGTCGGTCTCGTCGTGCATGTACGCGACGTCGATCCCTGCTTCCTCGAGATACGCCGTGAGATCTTCGGCCATCCGCTTTGTCAGCGTCGTCACGAGGACGCGCTCGTCGCGGTCGATACGCCCGTCGATGCGGTCCATGAGGTCGTCGACCTGACCGGTGGCGGGAGCGACCTCGATCGCCGGGTCGACGAGGTGGGTGGGTCGGACGATCTGCTCGACGATCTGTGCCGAGTGCTCGCGTTCGTACTCGCCCGGTGTGGCGGAGACGTACAGCGTCCGGTCGGTCTTTTCTTCGAACTCCTCGAAGGTGAGCGGACGGTTGTCGTAGCTCGTCGGCAGACGAAAGCCGTTCTCGACGAGCGAGTCCTTGCGGGACTTGTCGCCCTCGTACTGGCCGCGGATCTGGGGCAGCGTCTGGTGGGACTCGTCGACGACGGTCAGAAAGTCCTCGGGGAAGTAATCGAGCAACGTGTAAGGCGAGTCGCCCGGCTCTCGATCCGAGAGATACACCGAGTAGTTCTCGATACCCGAACAGTAGCCCGTCTCCGCCATCATCTCGAGGTCGAACGTCGTCCGTTCCTCCAGCCGCTGGGCGGCGACGAGATCACCCTGGCGCTCGAAGTAGCTGACCCGGTCCTCGAGATCCTCGCGGATCTCCGCCATCGCCCGCTCGAGTTTCGGTTCCGGGATCGAGTAGTGTTCTGCGGGGTGGATCAAGACTGCGGGCTCTTCGCTTACGACCTCGCCCTCGAGGGGATCGACTTTCAGCATGCGATCGATCTCGTCGCCCCACAGCTCCACCCGGACGGCGTAGCGGCCGTACATCGGGTAGATCTCGATCGTGTCGCCCCGAACGCGGAAGGTGCCCTGGGTGAAGTCGACGTCGTTGCGCTCGTAGTTCAGATCGACCAGCCGCGCGAGCAGGTCGTCGCGGCCGACCTGCTCGCCGACCTCGAGGCGCATCGACATGTCGACGTAGTTGCGCGGATCGCCGAGCCCGTAGATCGCCGAGACGGAGGCGACGACGATGACGTCTTCCCGGGTCAGGAGCGACCGGGTCGCGCTGTGTCGCAGGCGGTCGATCTCGTCGTTGATCGAGGCGTCCTTGTCGATGTAGGTGTCGGTCTGTTCGACGTAGGCCTCGGGCTGGTAGTAGTCGTAGTAGGAGACGAAGTACTCGACGGCGTTGTCGGGAAAGAGGCTCCGGAACTCCTCGTACAGTTGCGCTGCCAGCGTCTTGTTGTGGGCGATCACCAGCGTCGGCTGCTGGATCTCCTCGATCAGCCAGGAGACAGTGTTCGTCTTCCCGGAACCGGTGACGCCGAGCAGGGTCTGCTTGTCCTTTCCCCGTCGAAATCCCGCGGCCAACTGCTCGATTGCCTCGGGCTGATCGCCCGCAGGCTCGAAGGGCGCGTCGACCGCGAACGGTCGATCGACGTCGGGGCGGTCCGGCTGGAGGGGGCCTCGCGTATCGCTCACGAGAGTCGCGTACGGACGCGAGCTACTTGACCGACACGCTCACGTCTCGAATACGTCATCCTGGAAGCGCCGTATGCCGTGACCGACCCGTCAAAAGGAAGCGCCGAAGCCAGGACTCGAACCTGGGACCGCCTCGTTAACAGCGAGGCGCTCTACCATCTGAGCTACTTCGGCTCGCGGCAGTTCTGGGTAGCCGCGGGCATTTGATAGGGCTTTCGTTTTCACCCAACGGCGGGTCGACACGCTTTCACGCACCGCCGGAGTACGTCCGCCTAATGACCGACGAGGGAGCCGACGAGCACACACGTAGCGACCTCGAGGGAGTCCTCTCCCGGGTCCGCGAGCGGATCGATCCCGACGAGGACGAACGCGACCGACTCGAGGCCGTCGCCGACGAACTGCGTGCACGCGCCGAGCAGGCGGCGACCGAGCGCTGTCCCGACGCCGACGTCATGCGGGTCGGGTCGACGGCGCGGAACACCTGGATCAGCGGCGACCGGGACGTCGACGTCTTCGTCAGGTTCCCGCCCGATCTCGATAGCGAGTGCCTCGAGGAGTACGGTCTCGCGGTCGGCCACGCGACCCTGCCCGACGGCCGCGAGGAGTACGCCGAACACCCCTACGTCACCGGCGAGTACGAGGGGTTCGACGTCGACGTCGTCCCCTGCTTTCGGCTCGAGGACGCGACGGAGATCCGATCGGCCGTCGACCGGACTCCCTTCCACACCGCGTACGTTCAGGAGCGACTCGATCCCGAGCTGGCGGCCGACGTGCGGCTGACGAAGGCGTTCACGAAAGGCGTTGGCGTCTACGGAAGCGACCTGCAGACCAGGGGATTCAGCGGCTACCTGACCGAACTGCTCACTCTCGAGTATGGCGGCTTCGAACCACTGCTCGAGGCCGCCGCGGACTGGGAGCCGCCGGTCCGGCTCGATCCCGAAGCTCACGGCCGCGAGACGTTCGACGACGCACTCGTCGTGATCGATCCAACGGACCCGGAGCGCAACGTCGCTGCGGTCTGTTCGGCGGCGAACGTCGCCCGGTTTCAACACTACGCCCGCGAGTTCCTGGCGAATCCTCGCCAGGAGTGTTTCGAACCGACGACGGTCGACCCGCTCTCCGAATCCGACCTCGAGGCTCACCTCGAGCGCCGCGGGACGACGCCGATCGCAATCCGCTTTCCGGCTCCGGACCTGGTCGACGACCAGCTCTACCCCCAGCTCCGAAAGTCACTCGGAGGGATCACACGCGAGTTAGAAGCGCGCGGGTTCGACGTCTTCCGGGCGGCGACGTTCGCCGACGAGACCGCCGTCTTGCTCGTCGAACTCGCGGTCGCCGAGCGACCCCTCCTCGAGCGCCACGACGGCCCCCCGGTTCACGTCCGCGGCCATGCCGAGGGGTTTTTCGAGGCGTACGCAGACGATCCGGACGTCTACGGTCCGTTCGTCGAGGGCGAGCGCTACGTCGTCGAACGTCGCCGGGAGTGGACGAGCGCCGTCGAATTCCTCGAGAGCGACCGGCTGTTCGACGTCTCGCTGGGTGCCCGCGTCGAGACGACGCTCGAGGACGGCTACGACCTGCTGGTCGGCGAGGAACTCACCGCCGTCCTCGAGGAGTTCGGCGAGGAGCTGGCCCGGTACGTCGATCCGCGTCCGTAGTCAGTAGTCGATCCCGTGGACGTCGGCGACCGCAGAGAGCGTCTCGTCGACGTCGTCGCTCACGTCGCCGTCGGGAACGATCGGCCGCTGGCCGTCGAAGACCTCGTGGACGATCGCGACGCTTTCGGCGAGCAGCTCCAGACCGTACCCCCCCTCGAGGACGAACGCGAGCGCAGCGTCGGTGTCGTTGGCGATCGTTCGGAGTCGATCCGTCATGACGGCGTAGGCGTCCGTCGAGAGGCGAATGCGAGAGATCGGATCGTGACGGTGGGCGTCGAAGCCGGCACTGACGAGCAGGAGGTCGGGGTCGAACGACTCGAGTGCGGGCGCGAGCACGCCCTCGACGGTCCGCAGGTAGTCGGCGTCGTCGGCTCCTGCGGGCATCGGAACGTTCACCGTCGTGCCCTCACCGTCTCCCTCGCCGGCTTCGTCGACGTCGCCGGTGCCAGGGTAGAGCCCGCTCTCGTGGATCGAGGCGACGAAGACGTCACCCCGATCGTAGAAGATGTCCTGTGTGCCGTTGCCGTGGTGGACGTCCCAGTCGACGATCGCGACTCGTCGTGCACGCAGGTCCTCGAGTGCATGCTGGGCGGCGACGGCGACGTTGTTGGCGA contains:
- a CDS encoding DUF309 domain-containing protein, with product MRDALRAGVAVYNDGYYHAAHDAWEDRWLALESGTDDERLLHGLIQFTAAVYHARDRNWTGAVGLAESAREYLEGLPAAYRDVDLPPVRDYLESLASDPEVIERRSPIRLVHEGETPGLNDLDVRPTAIAAGVLAAELDFDDDPVTAAAEYAIDDLEAGRDDSRFIAVVFAFVRSDHRDVVYRRLSAHVERRRAKEDDVEGLF
- the uvrB gene encoding excinuclease ABC subunit UvrB — protein: MSDTRGPLQPDRPDVDRPFAVDAPFEPAGDQPEAIEQLAAGFRRGKDKQTLLGVTGSGKTNTVSWLIEEIQQPTLVIAHNKTLAAQLYEEFRSLFPDNAVEYFVSYYDYYQPEAYVEQTDTYIDKDASINDEIDRLRHSATRSLLTREDVIVVASVSAIYGLGDPRNYVDMSMRLEVGEQVGRDDLLARLVDLNYERNDVDFTQGTFRVRGDTIEIYPMYGRYAVRVELWGDEIDRMLKVDPLEGEVVSEEPAVLIHPAEHYSIPEPKLERAMAEIREDLEDRVSYFERQGDLVAAQRLEERTTFDLEMMAETGYCSGIENYSVYLSDREPGDSPYTLLDYFPEDFLTVVDESHQTLPQIRGQYEGDKSRKDSLVENGFRLPTSYDNRPLTFEEFEEKTDRTLYVSATPGEYEREHSAQIVEQIVRPTHLVDPAIEVAPATGQVDDLMDRIDGRIDRDERVLVTTLTKRMAEDLTAYLEEAGIDVAYMHDETDTLERHEIIRSLRLGEIDALVGINLLREGLDIPEVSLVAILDADQEGFLRSETMLVQTMGRAARNVNGEVVLYADDPSSAMESAIEETKRRREIQQEYNEEHGLEPTTIEKEIGETNLPGSKTDTSEVSGQELEDAEAAARYVDDLETQMQEAANNLEFELAADIRDRIREIREEFDLEDSDDEAGVAPPSEEF
- the cca gene encoding CCA tRNA nucleotidyltransferase, with amino-acid sequence MTDEGADEHTRSDLEGVLSRVRERIDPDEDERDRLEAVADELRARAEQAATERCPDADVMRVGSTARNTWISGDRDVDVFVRFPPDLDSECLEEYGLAVGHATLPDGREEYAEHPYVTGEYEGFDVDVVPCFRLEDATEIRSAVDRTPFHTAYVQERLDPELAADVRLTKAFTKGVGVYGSDLQTRGFSGYLTELLTLEYGGFEPLLEAAADWEPPVRLDPEAHGRETFDDALVVIDPTDPERNVAAVCSAANVARFQHYAREFLANPRQECFEPTTVDPLSESDLEAHLERRGTTPIAIRFPAPDLVDDQLYPQLRKSLGGITRELEARGFDVFRAATFADETAVLLVELAVAERPLLERHDGPPVHVRGHAEGFFEAYADDPDVYGPFVEGERYVVERRREWTSAVEFLESDRLFDVSLGARVETTLEDGYDLLVGEELTAVLEEFGEELARYVDPRP
- a CDS encoding histone deacetylase family protein, with protein sequence MRFGYSDTCLEHDPGSRHPESPDRLRAIREGLKRKHGVEYVEADPATIEQLAAVHDREYLEEIRSFCADGGGNWDPDTIAVEETWDAALRSAGLACWAAEAALEGEDGRETPFSLGRPPGHHAVTDDAMGFCFANNVAVAAQHALEDLRARRVAIVDWDVHHGNGTQDIFYDRGDVFVASIHESGLYPGTGDVDEAGEGDGEGTTVNVPMPAGADDADYLRTVEGVLAPALESFDPDLLLVSAGFDAHRHDPISRIRLSTDAYAVMTDRLRTIANDTDAALAFVLEGGYGLELLAESVAIVHEVFDGQRPIVPDGDVSDDVDETLSAVADVHGIDY